A single genomic interval of Nocardioides nitrophenolicus harbors:
- a CDS encoding sugar ABC transporter ATP-binding protein, translated as MSSTDGGGDLLLRMTAVSKRFPGVQALDGVHLDVRRGEVVGLVGENGSGKSTLLKIAAGRYAADAGEVWFDGHSRSAYSPATALDLGIALIAQEVQVQPRLTVAENLLDGRPPRRLGLIDWRRANRAAERELAELDLPLSPTALVGDLPLHQQQMLAIARVVRRQPRLVLFDEPTSSLTGQETEHVYAMIRGLAERGAGVVYITHRLREYFDLTDRVTVLRDGRDVGVRETASVDESELVRLMVGRQQVAIFERPAAKDTEDLSAAPPLLEVAGLCSTRLTDVDLQVRAGEIVGIAGQAGAGRTSLAETLFGRWPHTGTVRVDGRQVALSSPRTAIDAGIALVPEDRKRAGLVLSMSVQENLAMASLARRGRWGIRRPAPERAHTSRVARELSIKAASPDVAAGTLSGGNQQKIAIGKWLLNDPRVLVLDEPTRGVDVGAKAEIYALVEELARRGLAVVVVSSELLEVLRLAHRVVVMAKGRVVGEEPGAVATEESITRLAFTAPEPEHHRKAAR; from the coding sequence ATGAGCAGCACGGACGGCGGGGGCGACCTCCTGCTGAGGATGACCGCGGTGAGCAAGCGCTTCCCCGGCGTCCAGGCGCTGGACGGCGTCCACCTCGACGTACGACGTGGCGAGGTGGTCGGGCTGGTGGGGGAGAACGGCTCCGGGAAGTCGACCCTGCTCAAGATCGCCGCAGGGCGGTACGCCGCCGACGCCGGGGAGGTGTGGTTCGACGGACACTCCCGCTCCGCCTACTCACCGGCGACGGCGCTCGACCTCGGCATCGCCCTGATCGCCCAGGAGGTGCAGGTGCAGCCGCGGCTCACCGTCGCCGAGAACCTGCTCGACGGCCGCCCGCCGCGGCGCCTGGGGCTGATCGACTGGCGACGGGCGAACCGGGCCGCGGAGCGCGAGCTCGCCGAGCTCGACCTGCCGCTGAGCCCCACCGCCCTCGTCGGGGACCTGCCGTTGCACCAGCAGCAGATGCTCGCCATCGCGCGCGTCGTACGCCGGCAGCCGCGCCTGGTCCTGTTCGACGAGCCGACCAGCTCGCTGACCGGCCAGGAGACCGAGCACGTGTACGCGATGATCCGGGGCCTCGCGGAGCGTGGCGCGGGCGTCGTCTACATCACCCACCGACTGCGGGAGTACTTCGACCTCACCGACCGGGTGACCGTGCTGCGCGACGGACGCGATGTGGGGGTCCGTGAGACGGCCTCGGTCGACGAGTCCGAGCTGGTCCGGCTGATGGTGGGTCGGCAGCAGGTGGCGATCTTCGAGCGCCCCGCGGCCAAGGACACCGAGGACCTGTCCGCCGCGCCGCCGCTGCTCGAGGTGGCCGGTCTGTGCAGCACTCGGCTGACCGACGTCGACCTCCAGGTGCGCGCCGGCGAGATCGTGGGCATCGCCGGACAGGCCGGAGCGGGGCGCACCAGCCTCGCGGAGACCCTCTTCGGGCGCTGGCCGCACACCGGCACCGTGCGGGTCGACGGCCGCCAGGTCGCGCTGAGCTCACCGCGGACGGCGATCGACGCCGGCATCGCGCTCGTGCCCGAGGACCGCAAGCGGGCAGGCCTGGTGCTGTCGATGTCGGTCCAGGAGAACCTGGCGATGGCGTCCCTGGCCCGGCGGGGCAGGTGGGGGATCCGGCGCCCGGCGCCGGAGCGGGCCCACACGTCGCGGGTCGCGCGTGAGCTGTCCATCAAGGCGGCGAGCCCGGACGTGGCCGCGGGGACGCTCAGCGGCGGCAACCAGCAGAAGATCGCCATCGGCAAGTGGCTTCTCAACGACCCGCGGGTGCTGGTGCTCGACGAGCCGACGCGAGGCGTCGACGTCGGGGCCAAGGCCGAGATCTACGCCCTCGTCGAGGAGCTCGCCCGCCGCGGGCTGGCCGTCGTGGTCGTGTCCTCCGAGCTCCTGGAGGTGCTCCGGCTGGCCCACCGCGTCGTCGTGATGGCCAAGGGCCGCGTCGTCGGCGAGGAGCCCGGCGCGGTGGCAACGGAGGAGTCGATCACCCGGCTGGCGTTCACCGCACCGGAACCCGAACACCACAGGAAGGCAGCACGATGA
- a CDS encoding sugar ABC transporter substrate-binding protein yields MTRSRIRQGVLAIAALAVVSVASGCSDDARDGGTDEVLNETVSADEADAILDELGAGPAEACTSGAGLTLGYAAVWSSNAGGKAGNDAFRAAAEACGATPMIVEAKADDPLNTMITAMDQIVAQQADAVSFFPLSADVMTAPSERAVKAGIPVVAGEITNFDGAATTFHQDRLTASVNAARLFCEKFPDGGELVYGAYGNPQQDLIDMQSRFEKELAACSDGRLSVVGTYSNKTDDIAGGLSTAQAVLQQHPDAVGVVAYSDTNAVAASRAADNLGMRDQLTIVGYNADAIGLDALAKGTIDYTFAWGLPEQQQKAVEVMIALAKGEPAPRYVTVYPKCLSKATVKEMPSIAVRTAGIAEGRDLEPTGIQPLVESDEPLLEASAEQREAVACPLD; encoded by the coding sequence ATGACTCGATCGAGGATCCGCCAGGGCGTCCTGGCCATCGCCGCACTGGCCGTCGTCTCCGTGGCATCGGGCTGCAGCGACGATGCCCGCGACGGGGGCACCGACGAGGTGCTCAACGAGACCGTCTCCGCCGACGAGGCCGATGCCATCCTCGACGAGCTCGGCGCCGGCCCCGCCGAGGCGTGCACCAGCGGAGCGGGGCTGACCCTCGGGTACGCCGCCGTGTGGAGCTCCAACGCCGGCGGCAAGGCCGGCAACGACGCCTTCAGGGCCGCCGCCGAGGCGTGCGGCGCGACGCCGATGATCGTCGAGGCGAAGGCGGACGACCCGCTCAACACGATGATCACGGCGATGGACCAGATCGTGGCGCAGCAGGCCGACGCCGTGTCCTTCTTCCCGCTGAGCGCCGACGTGATGACCGCGCCCAGCGAGCGCGCGGTCAAGGCCGGGATCCCGGTCGTCGCGGGTGAGATCACGAACTTCGACGGCGCCGCCACGACCTTCCACCAGGACCGGCTCACGGCGTCGGTGAACGCCGCGCGGCTGTTCTGCGAGAAGTTCCCCGACGGTGGAGAGCTGGTCTACGGCGCCTACGGCAACCCGCAGCAGGACCTGATCGACATGCAGTCGCGCTTCGAGAAGGAGCTGGCCGCCTGCAGCGACGGCCGGCTGAGCGTCGTGGGCACCTACTCCAACAAGACCGACGACATCGCCGGCGGCCTGAGCACGGCGCAGGCCGTCCTGCAGCAGCACCCCGACGCCGTCGGCGTGGTCGCCTACAGCGACACCAACGCGGTCGCGGCGTCCCGCGCGGCCGACAACCTCGGCATGCGGGACCAGCTCACGATCGTCGGCTACAACGCGGACGCGATCGGACTCGACGCCCTGGCGAAGGGCACCATCGACTACACCTTCGCCTGGGGCCTGCCCGAGCAGCAGCAGAAGGCGGTGGAGGTCATGATCGCTCTCGCCAAGGGCGAGCCCGCCCCCCGCTACGTCACCGTCTATCCCAAGTGCCTCAGCAAGGCGACGGTCAAGGAGATGCCGTCGATCGCGGTGCGGACCGCGGGCATCGCGGAGGGCCGTGACCTCGAGCCGACCGGCATCCAGCCGCTCGTCGAGAGCGACGAGCCGCTGCTCGAGGCGAGTGCCGAGCAGCGCGAGGCGGTCGCGTGTCCGCTCGACTGA
- a CDS encoding alpha/beta hydrolase yields the protein MSSTETPDDGVAEMTAATRSRAVAAGIDVHEYDAVTGALTSLDRWSDSFRDVAAGYVRTAVAAREQGLAVTSGEAFLTASAWYYFAGSWPSPRTSTYQEAAQAQAAALAVLDPGAERVEGDRFRGVLRRPATESAALVVLVPGLDGAKEELWSLAEALLARGCATLVLDGPGQGELVGVQAPTTDYPAVVREALDAVLPRFPDEGREVRAGILACSLGGLYATATLAAEPRLRAGVVVSGLVKVPPYADLPPLIQGLLTVRTGDEEGARRFTGSLDVTDAALAIDVPLLVVDGDADPLVHGDFTGRWLAEHVTGAERRVVAGGDHNIANARGRWLPGAADWLAQQLGAPVVRAVPA from the coding sequence GTGAGCTCCACCGAGACGCCCGACGACGGCGTCGCCGAGATGACGGCAGCGACCCGCTCCCGCGCGGTCGCGGCGGGCATCGACGTCCACGAGTACGACGCCGTGACCGGCGCGCTGACCTCGCTCGACCGCTGGAGCGACAGCTTCCGCGACGTCGCGGCAGGCTATGTGCGCACCGCCGTCGCGGCCCGCGAGCAGGGTCTGGCCGTCACCAGCGGCGAGGCCTTCCTGACCGCGTCGGCCTGGTACTACTTCGCCGGGTCGTGGCCGAGCCCCCGCACCAGCACCTACCAGGAGGCGGCGCAGGCGCAGGCCGCAGCGCTCGCCGTCCTCGACCCGGGGGCCGAGCGGGTCGAGGGTGACCGCTTCCGTGGCGTGCTCCGTCGCCCGGCGACGGAGTCCGCCGCCCTGGTGGTGCTCGTCCCCGGTCTCGACGGGGCGAAGGAGGAGCTGTGGTCGTTGGCCGAGGCGCTCCTGGCCCGCGGCTGTGCGACCCTCGTGCTGGACGGACCGGGCCAGGGTGAGCTGGTCGGCGTCCAGGCGCCGACGACCGACTACCCGGCGGTCGTCCGGGAGGCGCTGGACGCGGTGCTCCCGCGCTTCCCGGACGAGGGGCGCGAGGTCCGCGCCGGCATCCTCGCCTGCAGCCTCGGCGGGCTGTACGCGACCGCGACCCTCGCCGCGGAGCCGCGGCTGCGGGCCGGCGTAGTCGTCAGCGGCCTGGTGAAGGTCCCTCCCTACGCCGACCTTCCGCCCCTGATCCAGGGGCTCCTGACGGTGCGCACCGGCGACGAGGAGGGCGCCCGCCGCTTCACCGGGTCCCTCGACGTCACCGACGCCGCGCTCGCGATCGACGTACCGCTCCTGGTCGTCGACGGCGACGCCGACCCCCTCGTCCACGGCGACTTCACCGGCCGCTGGCTCGCCGAGCACGTCACGGGTGCGGAGCGCCGCGTCGTGGCCGGCGGTGACCACAACATCGCCAACGCCCGGGGGCGCTGGCTCCCGGGCGCGGCAGACTGGCTCGCGCAGCAGCTCGGCGCCCCCGTCGTCCGTGCCGTCCCGGCCTGA
- a CDS encoding YoaK family protein, whose amino-acid sequence MSELSPDPTALAERSRLWAMLALTFTTGMVDAIGYLGLDRVFTGNMTGNVVILGMAITGAGDLPIAGPLLALAGFMAGAAIGGRALRRAEPGWTRLTTLLFAAVGSIVLALGITTAVVGTDREPVALAVTTALGAAMGLQAATARFLAVKDVTTVVVTSTLTGLAADSRLGLGTGSGSGRRLLAVVAIGVGALAGALLLRAGLGWSLMVVAGIILVTTVLGAMFQTGRLSSSAAPRPARV is encoded by the coding sequence ATGAGCGAGCTGAGCCCGGACCCGACCGCCCTCGCCGAGCGCTCCCGGCTGTGGGCGATGCTCGCGCTCACCTTCACCACCGGCATGGTCGACGCGATCGGCTATCTCGGCCTCGACCGGGTCTTCACCGGCAACATGACCGGCAACGTGGTCATCCTCGGCATGGCCATCACGGGCGCCGGCGACCTGCCGATCGCGGGCCCACTCCTCGCGCTGGCCGGCTTCATGGCGGGCGCCGCCATCGGTGGCCGCGCGCTGCGCCGCGCCGAGCCCGGCTGGACCCGCCTGACGACCCTGCTGTTCGCCGCGGTGGGATCGATCGTGCTGGCCCTGGGGATCACGACGGCGGTCGTCGGCACCGACCGCGAGCCGGTCGCCCTCGCCGTCACCACCGCGCTCGGCGCGGCCATGGGCCTGCAGGCCGCGACCGCTCGCTTCCTCGCGGTCAAGGACGTGACGACGGTCGTCGTCACCTCGACCCTCACCGGTCTTGCCGCTGACTCCCGGCTGGGCTTGGGCACCGGCTCCGGCTCCGGCCGCCGCCTTCTTGCGGTCGTGGCCATCGGGGTGGGTGCTCTCGCGGGGGCACTGCTGCTGCGGGCGGGGCTCGGGTGGTCGCTCATGGTCGTTGCGGGAATCATCCTGGTGACGACCGTGCTCGGTGCGATGTTCCAAACCGGGCGGCTCTCGTCGTCAGCTGCTCCACGGCCCGCTCGGGTCTGA
- a CDS encoding zinc-binding dehydrogenase, with amino-acid sequence MPEPTMRALVRDATTETGVRLASGVPIPVPQPGEALVRTTAIGLNFGEVNAGVFDLPDGTVPGWDSAGIVVRAAADGSGPPEGALVVTHGGLGGWAELRAVPTAWLGTAPAGADPVALATLPVAATTALRALQLTGTLGKRILVTGASGGVGRFAVQLARRGGAHVVASTTSPSELGPRLRELGAAEVVSHPREAEGRFDGVLDLVAGDQLVAGYLALRPGGVLVAIGHATVAETVFPIGAFHAHGGLHDRRLVTFHLHGGLPVGDDLTLLASEVAEGRLDAEVTWRGPWEDHATPFGLLRQRGLRGKAVLEVA; translated from the coding sequence ATGCCTGAGCCGACCATGCGCGCGCTGGTCCGCGACGCCACCACGGAGACCGGGGTGCGCCTCGCGTCCGGCGTACCGATCCCGGTGCCGCAGCCGGGGGAGGCGCTGGTGCGCACGACCGCGATCGGGCTGAACTTCGGCGAGGTGAACGCCGGCGTCTTCGACCTCCCCGACGGCACGGTGCCGGGCTGGGACTCGGCCGGGATCGTCGTACGTGCGGCCGCCGACGGCTCCGGGCCGCCGGAAGGCGCCCTGGTCGTGACGCACGGCGGCCTCGGCGGCTGGGCCGAGCTCCGCGCCGTACCGACCGCGTGGCTCGGGACGGCCCCTGCGGGCGCCGACCCGGTCGCCCTCGCGACCCTCCCCGTCGCCGCCACGACCGCGCTGCGGGCGCTCCAGCTCACCGGGACCCTCGGCAAGCGGATCCTGGTCACCGGCGCCAGCGGCGGGGTGGGCCGGTTCGCCGTACAGCTGGCGCGTCGCGGGGGAGCGCACGTCGTCGCTTCGACCACCAGTCCGAGCGAGCTCGGACCGCGGCTGCGCGAGCTCGGCGCCGCCGAGGTGGTGAGCCACCCGCGCGAGGCCGAGGGCCGTTTCGACGGCGTCCTCGACCTGGTCGCCGGCGACCAGCTCGTCGCGGGCTACCTCGCGCTGCGGCCCGGCGGCGTGCTGGTGGCGATCGGGCACGCCACCGTGGCCGAGACCGTCTTCCCGATCGGCGCCTTCCACGCCCACGGCGGCCTCCACGACCGCCGGCTGGTGACCTTCCACCTGCACGGCGGACTCCCGGTGGGTGACGACCTCACGCTGCTGGCGTCGGAGGTCGCCGAGGGCCGGCTGGACGCCGAGGTCACCTGGCGCGGGCCGTGGGAGGACCACGCGACCCCGTTCGGTCTGCTGCGTCAGCGGGGCCTGCGCGGCAAGGCCGTGCTCGAGGTCGCATGA
- a CDS encoding mycofactocin-coupled SDR family oxidoreductase, with amino-acid sequence MSSSFEGKVAFITGGARGQGREAALEFARRGADVVVVDIAADIASVPYPLASKEDLEETRALVEEEGRACLALVADVRDQSALDEAVAATVDRFGRIDALLVNAGIYDWSDKPLWETPDAAWADQIGVCLEGAWRTAKAVAPVMVEQQSGAIVFTSSNVGVEGAPCSAPYVAAKHGVIGLMRVAALELGNHNVRVNALLPSTTDTLINDHPAGWRRASGKPDGTREDYLDAVHQWTAMRNVGALPARAAALAAIWLCSEEAAFVHGIQLPVDAGHLVLPGMNPWPVRDA; translated from the coding sequence ATGAGCAGCTCGTTCGAAGGGAAGGTCGCCTTCATCACCGGCGGGGCGCGTGGGCAGGGGCGCGAGGCCGCCCTCGAGTTCGCGCGCCGCGGCGCGGACGTCGTCGTGGTCGACATCGCGGCCGACATCGCCAGCGTGCCGTACCCGCTCGCGTCGAAGGAGGACCTGGAGGAGACCCGGGCCCTGGTCGAGGAGGAGGGGCGCGCGTGCCTGGCGCTCGTCGCGGACGTCCGGGACCAGTCCGCCCTCGACGAGGCGGTGGCCGCGACGGTCGACCGGTTCGGTCGCATCGACGCCCTGCTCGTCAACGCGGGCATCTACGACTGGTCCGACAAGCCGTTGTGGGAGACCCCCGACGCGGCCTGGGCCGACCAGATCGGCGTCTGCCTCGAGGGAGCCTGGCGCACCGCCAAGGCGGTGGCGCCGGTGATGGTCGAGCAGCAGAGCGGCGCCATCGTCTTCACCTCCTCGAACGTCGGCGTCGAGGGCGCGCCCTGCAGCGCGCCGTACGTCGCCGCGAAGCACGGGGTGATCGGGCTGATGCGGGTGGCCGCGCTGGAGCTCGGCAACCACAACGTGCGCGTCAACGCGCTGCTGCCCTCGACCACGGACACGCTGATCAACGACCACCCGGCCGGGTGGCGGCGCGCCAGCGGCAAGCCCGACGGGACCCGCGAGGACTACCTCGACGCGGTCCACCAGTGGACGGCGATGCGCAACGTCGGCGCCCTGCCCGCCCGGGCCGCCGCCCTCGCCGCCATCTGGCTCTGCTCCGAGGAGGCCGCGTTCGTGCACGGGATCCAGCTGCCCGTCGACGCCGGGCACCTCGTGCTCCCCGGCATGAACCCGTGGCCGGTGCGCGATGCCTGA
- a CDS encoding gamma-glutamyltransferase family protein, translating to MHAPAFLARPELEGTFGMCASTHWVASAVGQAVLERGGNAFDAAVAAGFVLQVVEPHLNGPGGDLVAMIALPGAEPRVLCGQGPAPRGASIQHLRSEGFSAVPGSGALAAAVPGAVDAWLLLLRDHGTWRLGDVLEFAVHYAEHGHPLLASAARVIGEVEDLFRTSWPTSAQQWLPDGRVPRAGDVVRNQAWAATLRRLREGSARPGARREEEIEAARAQWRSGFVAETVAAFVAGSAHAHSDGREHRGVLDAADLAAYVAHWEPSVSREFRGHRVHKAGPWTQGPVLLQALAVLEQYDDHELDLDTAGGVHRTLEALKLALADRDAHYGEGLGAEGLATLLSTAYAEQRRRLVLDTASHDFRPGTGAGLGTYRPPLVVAEAGELTLPTTGEPTVQWNGDTRGDTCHVDVVDRWGNAVSATPSGGWLQSSPTIPELGFALGTRLQMSHLDATSPSALRPGARPRTTLTPTIVTAPGRVIAMGSPGGDQQDQWQLVLLLRLLVAGQSPQAAIEAPMFHTTSAPGSFWPRTWTPGGAVLEDRFDPRLVEELRSRGHVVTTSAGWSLGRLSLAAHDDTGRVSAAANPRGAQGYAVGR from the coding sequence ATGCACGCACCCGCCTTCCTGGCCAGACCCGAGCTCGAAGGCACCTTCGGCATGTGCGCCTCGACGCACTGGGTCGCGTCCGCGGTCGGGCAGGCCGTGCTCGAGCGCGGCGGCAACGCCTTCGACGCCGCGGTCGCCGCCGGCTTCGTGCTCCAGGTGGTGGAGCCGCACCTCAACGGCCCGGGCGGCGATCTCGTCGCCATGATCGCCCTGCCCGGCGCGGAGCCGCGGGTCCTGTGCGGGCAGGGGCCGGCCCCTCGCGGAGCGAGCATCCAGCACCTGCGCTCGGAGGGCTTCTCCGCGGTGCCCGGATCCGGCGCCCTGGCCGCCGCAGTGCCGGGCGCGGTCGACGCGTGGCTGCTCCTGCTGCGCGACCACGGGACCTGGCGGCTGGGCGACGTGCTGGAGTTCGCCGTCCACTACGCCGAGCACGGGCATCCGCTGCTGGCGTCGGCCGCGCGGGTCATCGGCGAGGTCGAGGACCTCTTCCGCACCTCGTGGCCGACCTCGGCGCAGCAGTGGCTGCCCGACGGGCGCGTCCCGCGCGCCGGGGACGTGGTGAGGAACCAGGCCTGGGCCGCGACCCTCCGGCGCCTGCGCGAGGGGTCGGCGAGGCCGGGCGCACGCCGCGAGGAGGAGATCGAGGCGGCACGGGCCCAGTGGCGCTCGGGCTTCGTCGCCGAGACCGTCGCGGCCTTCGTGGCCGGCTCCGCGCACGCCCACTCGGACGGCCGGGAGCACCGCGGCGTCCTCGACGCGGCCGACCTGGCGGCGTACGTCGCCCACTGGGAGCCGAGCGTGAGCCGCGAGTTCCGGGGCCACCGCGTGCACAAGGCCGGCCCCTGGACGCAGGGCCCGGTACTGCTCCAGGCCCTCGCCGTCCTCGAGCAGTACGACGACCACGAGCTCGACCTCGACACCGCCGGCGGCGTGCACCGCACGCTCGAGGCACTGAAGCTGGCCTTGGCCGACCGCGACGCGCACTACGGCGAGGGGCTCGGCGCCGAGGGACTCGCGACCCTGCTCTCGACCGCGTACGCCGAGCAGCGCCGGCGGCTGGTGCTCGACACCGCGTCGCACGACTTCCGGCCGGGGACGGGGGCCGGGCTCGGCACGTACCGTCCGCCCCTGGTCGTCGCCGAGGCCGGCGAGCTGACCCTCCCCACGACCGGGGAGCCGACGGTGCAGTGGAACGGCGACACCCGAGGCGACACCTGCCATGTCGACGTCGTCGATCGCTGGGGCAACGCCGTCTCGGCCACCCCGTCGGGCGGATGGCTGCAGTCCTCGCCGACGATCCCCGAGCTGGGCTTCGCGCTCGGGACCCGGCTGCAGATGAGCCACCTCGACGCGACGAGCCCCTCGGCACTGCGACCGGGCGCGCGACCGCGCACGACCTTGACCCCGACGATCGTGACGGCCCCCGGGAGGGTGATCGCGATGGGCAGCCCCGGCGGCGACCAGCAGGACCAGTGGCAGCTGGTGCTGCTGCTCCGCCTCCTGGTGGCCGGCCAGTCCCCCCAGGCGGCGATCGAGGCGCCGATGTTCCACACGACGAGCGCGCCCGGGAGCTTCTGGCCCCGCACCTGGACGCCCGGAGGCGCGGTGCTCGAGGACCGGTTCGACCCGCGACTCGTCGAGGAGCTCCGGTCCCGAGGTCACGTGGTGACGACGTCAGCCGGATGGTCGCTGGGCCGGCTGTCGCTGGCCGCCCACGACGACACCGGTCGGGTGTCCGCGGCCGCCAACCCGCGCGGCGCGCAGGGCTACGCGGTCGGCCGGTGA
- a CDS encoding ABC transporter permease, translated as MSSSEDTTVRTDVEPPAAERPATGAGWRRHLTGSSAPAYAVAGLLVVVVVVELLTEPNFSSSSNLTNLLRTGAVPMLLCVGMTMVILTGGIDLSMGAILSVCGIAYAKLVMGGLAPEPALLLTVLLGAAIGFLVNGLLIGRVGLSFFVVTLASASLLSGFALLWSGNRQYDLSWDGLARTLGNDALGGVLPYGAMIAVLVVVVAGVVLTYTVFGRSVYAIGGNPEAAQLSGIRSQWVVPAVYGVSGACAGLAGVMMIGRQTIADPTAGNNTIVLYVVAATLLAGVSITGGSGSVFAALVGTAFLQVLANALALRGFNNSWQMVVTGAILLVAVYLDRVRQRLLARRA; from the coding sequence ATGAGCTCGAGCGAGGACACCACGGTGCGGACGGACGTCGAGCCGCCCGCCGCCGAACGGCCGGCCACCGGCGCGGGCTGGCGACGCCATCTCACCGGGAGCAGCGCACCGGCGTACGCCGTCGCGGGTCTGCTCGTGGTCGTGGTGGTGGTCGAGCTCCTGACCGAGCCGAACTTCTCCTCGTCCTCCAACCTCACCAACCTGCTGCGCACCGGCGCGGTGCCGATGCTGCTGTGTGTCGGGATGACGATGGTCATCCTCACCGGCGGGATCGACCTGTCGATGGGCGCGATCCTCAGCGTCTGCGGGATCGCCTACGCCAAGCTGGTGATGGGCGGCCTGGCTCCCGAGCCGGCTCTCCTGCTCACCGTGCTGCTGGGAGCCGCGATCGGCTTCCTCGTCAACGGACTGCTGATCGGGAGGGTGGGGCTCTCGTTCTTCGTGGTCACCCTGGCGAGCGCCTCGCTGCTGAGCGGGTTCGCGCTGCTCTGGTCGGGCAACCGCCAGTACGACCTGTCCTGGGACGGCCTCGCCCGGACCCTCGGCAACGACGCGCTCGGCGGGGTGCTGCCGTACGGCGCCATGATCGCCGTACTGGTCGTCGTCGTCGCCGGCGTGGTGCTGACCTACACGGTGTTCGGCCGCTCCGTGTACGCGATCGGTGGGAACCCGGAGGCCGCGCAGCTCTCCGGCATCCGGTCGCAGTGGGTGGTTCCGGCCGTGTACGGCGTCAGCGGCGCCTGCGCCGGCCTCGCCGGCGTGATGATGATCGGCCGCCAGACGATCGCCGACCCGACGGCCGGCAACAACACGATCGTGCTCTACGTCGTGGCGGCGACCTTGCTGGCCGGCGTCTCGATCACCGGGGGCAGCGGGTCCGTCTTCGCCGCGCTGGTCGGGACCGCCTTCCTCCAGGTGCTCGCGAACGCGCTCGCCCTCCGCGGGTTCAACAACTCCTGGCAGATGGTCGTCACCGGCGCGATCCTGCTCGTGGCCGTCTACCTCGACCGCGTACGGCAACGCCTCCTGGCCCGCAGGGCCTGA